The following are from one region of the Haemophilus parainfluenzae genome:
- the mnmC gene encoding bifunctional tRNA (5-methylaminomethyl-2-thiouridine)(34)-methyltransferase MnmD/FAD-dependent 5-carboxymethylaminomethyl-2-thiouridine(34) oxidoreductase MnmC — translation MFTIQHAKIHFNQENTPVSDKFDDVYFSNQDGLAETHYVFLEGNQLWKRWVNYQEAHFVIAETGFGTGLNFFAVTTLFREFRQKYPNSPLKRLYFISFEKYPLPLDALQQAHLAYPQFSHLAQHLQQHWLNPIQGCYRFHFDETTLDLWFGDVAENLPQLGDYMNDKIDAWFLDGFAPSKNPDMWNEQLYQQMFRFTKPQGTFATFTAASAVRKGLENAGFDITKRKGFGKKRECLSGQKTHEKLTALSVPWFHSQPANLNEQDIAIIGGGIASLCTAISLLKRGAKITIYCEDEQTALNASGNKQGAFYPQLSDDNERNIRFYIHAFAYGHQFLQWAIQHKIEFEHEFCGVALCAYNEKAESKLNKIAALNLPSDLYQSLNQTELSEKVGLPLPFSGGFIPQGAWLAPRQLVQHAFAFLEKQGVQIKTSQKVTALSQTENGWQIKTAENETFCHEVVALANGHKLTEFEQTQKLPLYPVRGQVSQIPTSANLLKLKTVLCYDGYLTPVDQAKSSHCIGASHVRDNATREFSLTEQQENQQKIQQNIPEEWTKEVDTSGNLARIGVRCSVRDLTPMMGAVPHFSAQQTQYQNLFNLRRRKQPIEQAANYPNLYLIGALGSRGLTSAPLLGETLASLIYGEPLPMSEDLIHNLMPNRSWVRRWLKGAEVK, via the coding sequence ATGTTCACCATTCAGCATGCAAAAATTCATTTTAACCAAGAGAATACGCCTGTTTCGGATAAATTCGATGATGTGTATTTTTCTAATCAAGATGGTTTAGCGGAAACCCATTATGTGTTTTTAGAAGGCAATCAGTTGTGGAAACGTTGGGTTAATTATCAAGAAGCCCATTTTGTTATTGCTGAGACCGGGTTTGGCACAGGATTAAATTTCTTTGCAGTGACCACGCTATTCCGTGAATTTCGTCAAAAGTACCCCAATTCGCCTTTAAAACGCCTTTATTTTATCTCTTTTGAAAAATACCCTTTGCCACTTGATGCATTACAACAAGCCCATTTAGCCTATCCGCAATTTTCTCACCTCGCTCAACATCTACAACAGCATTGGCTTAATCCTATTCAAGGTTGCTATCGTTTTCATTTTGATGAAACTACGTTAGATCTTTGGTTTGGTGATGTGGCTGAAAATCTGCCACAGCTTGGCGATTATATGAATGATAAAATTGATGCGTGGTTTTTAGATGGTTTTGCGCCAAGTAAAAATCCAGACATGTGGAACGAGCAGCTTTATCAGCAAATGTTTCGTTTTACCAAACCACAAGGCACCTTTGCGACCTTTACTGCAGCAAGTGCGGTCAGAAAAGGCTTAGAAAATGCAGGCTTTGATATTACGAAGCGCAAAGGATTTGGTAAAAAACGAGAATGTCTCTCTGGTCAAAAAACGCATGAAAAACTGACCGCACTTTCAGTTCCCTGGTTTCATAGTCAGCCCGCTAATCTAAACGAGCAAGATATTGCCATTATTGGTGGAGGAATTGCTTCTCTTTGTACGGCTATCTCCTTGCTTAAACGCGGCGCCAAAATTACGATTTATTGCGAAGATGAGCAAACTGCCCTCAATGCATCCGGCAATAAACAAGGCGCATTTTATCCGCAACTGAGTGATGATAACGAGCGCAATATTCGTTTTTATATTCATGCCTTTGCCTATGGCCATCAATTCCTACAATGGGCAATTCAGCACAAAATCGAATTTGAACACGAATTCTGTGGAGTCGCGCTTTGTGCTTACAATGAGAAAGCTGAAAGTAAATTAAATAAAATCGCTGCGCTGAATTTACCTTCTGATTTATATCAGTCATTAAATCAAACTGAATTAAGCGAAAAAGTCGGTTTACCGTTGCCTTTTAGTGGAGGTTTTATTCCTCAAGGCGCTTGGCTTGCACCACGTCAGTTAGTTCAACATGCTTTTGCCTTTTTGGAGAAACAAGGCGTCCAGATTAAAACATCACAAAAAGTAACCGCACTTTCGCAAACAGAAAATGGTTGGCAAATCAAAACTGCTGAAAATGAAACTTTCTGCCATGAAGTGGTTGCTTTAGCAAATGGGCATAAACTCACTGAGTTTGAACAAACACAAAAACTGCCGCTCTACCCTGTTCGCGGGCAAGTGAGCCAAATTCCGACATCCGCAAACTTGCTTAAACTCAAAACGGTGTTGTGCTATGACGGCTACCTTACGCCAGTCGATCAAGCGAAATCCAGTCATTGTATCGGTGCAAGTCATGTTCGTGATAATGCGACTCGTGAATTTAGTCTAACTGAACAACAAGAAAACCAACAAAAAATTCAGCAAAATATTCCTGAAGAGTGGACAAAAGAAGTGGATACATCGGGTAACCTTGCTCGAATCGGGGTGCGTTGTTCAGTACGAGATCTCACCCCAATGATGGGCGCGGTTCCGCACTTTTCAGCTCAGCAAACACAATATCAGAATTTGTTTAATTTACGACGTCGTAAACAACCAATAGAACAAGCCGCAAACTACCCTAATCTCTATTTAATCGGTGCATTAGGCTCTAGAGGATTAACTTCTGCGCCACTTTTAGGTGAAACACTGGCTTCCTTAATTTATGGCGAGCCCTTACCGATGAGTGAAGATCTGATTCATAACTTAATGCCAAACCGCAGTTGGGTCAGACGCTGGTTGAAAGGTGCGGAGGTAAAATAA
- the fabB gene encoding beta-ketoacyl-ACP synthase I: protein MKRAVITGFGIISSIGNNKEEVLASLKAGKSGIEVVPEFVEMKMRSHVAGTIKLDPSEHIDRKVYRFMGDAAAYAYLSMREAIEDSGLTEDQVSNDRTGLVIGAGTGSAHNQLVACDAVRGPRGVKAIGPYAVTKTMASSVSACLATPYKIRGVNYSISSACATSAHCIGHAVELIQLGKQDVVFAGGAEELSWECATEFDAMGAVSTKYNDTPEKASRAYDANRDGFVIAGGGAVVVVEELEHALARGAKIYAEIVGYGATSDGYDMVAPSGEGAERCMKQAMATVDTPIDYINVHGTSTPVGDVKELGAIKNVFGDKIPAISSTKSMTGHSLGAAGAHEAIYTLLMLHNDFIAPSINIETLDEAAEGCNIVTETKENAGLQTVMSNSFGFGGTNATLVFKRYNG from the coding sequence ATGAAAAGAGCTGTAATTACTGGTTTTGGTATTATTTCAAGTATCGGTAACAACAAAGAAGAAGTTTTAGCTTCATTAAAAGCAGGTAAATCTGGTATTGAAGTCGTGCCTGAGTTTGTTGAAATGAAAATGCGTAGCCATGTTGCCGGCACAATCAAACTTGATCCAAGCGAGCATATCGATCGTAAAGTGTATCGTTTTATGGGTGATGCGGCAGCTTATGCATACCTTTCTATGCGTGAAGCGATTGAAGATTCAGGTTTAACAGAAGATCAAGTTTCAAATGACCGTACAGGTCTTGTAATCGGTGCAGGTACTGGTTCAGCTCACAACCAATTAGTCGCTTGTGATGCAGTGCGTGGTCCACGCGGTGTGAAAGCGATTGGTCCTTATGCGGTAACTAAAACCATGGCATCAAGTGTGTCAGCTTGTTTAGCAACCCCTTACAAAATCCGTGGTGTGAACTACTCAATCAGTTCTGCTTGTGCAACGTCTGCACACTGTATTGGCCACGCAGTTGAATTAATCCAATTAGGTAAACAAGATGTGGTTTTCGCGGGTGGTGCGGAAGAATTATCTTGGGAATGTGCAACTGAATTCGATGCAATGGGTGCGGTTTCAACTAAATACAATGATACCCCAGAAAAAGCTTCTCGTGCTTACGATGCAAACCGTGATGGTTTTGTTATTGCAGGTGGTGGTGCTGTTGTAGTGGTTGAAGAATTAGAACACGCATTAGCACGTGGCGCAAAAATCTACGCAGAAATCGTGGGTTATGGTGCAACTTCTGATGGTTACGACATGGTAGCACCAAGTGGTGAAGGTGCAGAGCGTTGTATGAAACAAGCAATGGCAACGGTAGATACTCCAATTGATTACATCAACGTACACGGTACATCAACACCAGTTGGTGATGTGAAAGAATTAGGTGCAATCAAAAATGTATTTGGTGACAAAATCCCTGCGATTTCTTCAACCAAATCAATGACCGGTCACTCTTTAGGTGCAGCAGGTGCACACGAAGCAATCTATACCTTATTAATGTTACACAATGACTTTATTGCACCAAGCATTAATATCGAAACATTAGACGAAGCGGCAGAAGGCTGCAATATCGTGACTGAAACAAAAGAAAATGCAGGCTTACAAACTGTGATGTCAAACAGCTTTGGTTTCGGTGGTACAAACGCAACTTTAGTGTTCAAACGCTATAACGGCTAA
- a CDS encoding acetolactate synthase 3 large subunit, translating into MKKLSGAEMVVQSLRDEGVEYLFGYPGGAVLDIYDAIHTLGGIEHILVRHEQAAVHMADGYARATGKVGCVLVTSGPGATNAITGILTAYTDSVPMVIISGQVMSSLIGRDAFQECDMVGISRPVVKHSFIVKKAEDIPGILKKAFYIASTGRPGPVVVDIPKDTVNPTLKYPYEYPKSVELRSYNPTVNGHKGQIKKALKALLVAKKPVLFVGGGAIAAGCHKELTQFAQRLNLPVTSSLMGLGVYPSTDKQFLGMLGMHGTYEANTAMHESDLILGVGVRFDDRTTNNLDKYCPNAKVIQIDIDPTSISKNVPAAIPIVGNAKNVLDEFLSLLGEEIGSRPQNHLEDWWKQIDEWKAKKCLDFDRTSGVIKPQQVMEAVYRITKGQAYVASDVGQHQMFAALHYPFDLPRRWINSGGAGTMGFGLPAALGVKLAHPDATVVCVTGDGSIQMNIQELSTATQYGIPVVVICLNNHFLGMVKQWQDLIYSGRHSQTYMNSLPDFVKLAESYGHVGIQISTPDELESKLQEAFSIKNKLVFVDINVDETEHVYPMQVRGGAMNEMILSKPQEENE; encoded by the coding sequence ATGAAGAAATTATCCGGTGCGGAAATGGTGGTTCAGTCTTTGCGTGACGAAGGCGTTGAGTATTTATTTGGTTATCCAGGCGGTGCCGTATTGGATATTTATGATGCAATCCATACCCTTGGTGGGATTGAACATATTTTAGTCCGTCATGAGCAAGCAGCGGTGCATATGGCTGATGGTTACGCACGTGCGACCGGTAAAGTGGGTTGTGTGTTAGTAACATCAGGACCAGGTGCAACCAATGCGATTACGGGGATTTTGACTGCTTATACTGATTCGGTACCAATGGTGATCATTTCAGGTCAGGTAATGAGTAGCTTAATCGGTCGTGATGCGTTCCAAGAATGTGATATGGTGGGGATTTCTCGCCCAGTGGTTAAACACAGCTTTATCGTTAAAAAAGCAGAAGACATTCCAGGTATCTTGAAAAAAGCCTTTTATATCGCTTCAACAGGCCGTCCAGGTCCCGTTGTTGTAGATATTCCAAAAGATACCGTAAATCCAACTTTAAAATATCCTTACGAATATCCAAAATCTGTTGAGCTTCGTTCTTATAATCCAACGGTAAATGGTCATAAAGGCCAAATTAAGAAAGCATTAAAAGCATTATTAGTGGCTAAAAAACCGGTTTTATTCGTGGGTGGTGGTGCAATTGCTGCAGGCTGTCATAAAGAATTAACACAATTCGCACAACGTTTAAATTTACCGGTCACCTCATCGTTAATGGGTTTAGGCGTGTACCCAAGTACGGACAAACAATTTTTAGGCATGCTTGGGATGCACGGGACTTATGAAGCCAATACCGCGATGCATGAAAGTGATTTAATTCTTGGTGTTGGTGTGCGTTTTGATGACCGAACCACTAACAACTTAGATAAATATTGCCCGAATGCCAAAGTGATTCAGATTGATATTGACCCAACCTCTATTTCTAAAAACGTACCTGCGGCTATTCCAATTGTAGGTAACGCGAAAAATGTATTGGATGAATTCTTAAGTTTATTAGGTGAAGAAATCGGTTCGCGTCCGCAAAATCACTTGGAAGATTGGTGGAAACAAATCGATGAATGGAAAGCGAAAAAATGCTTGGATTTCGACCGCACTTCAGGCGTCATCAAACCACAGCAAGTCATGGAAGCGGTGTATCGTATTACAAAAGGCCAAGCTTATGTGGCATCGGATGTAGGGCAACACCAAATGTTTGCTGCATTACATTATCCGTTTGATTTACCGCGTCGTTGGATCAATTCAGGTGGTGCGGGTACGATGGGCTTTGGTTTACCTGCTGCATTAGGGGTGAAACTTGCACATCCTGACGCAACCGTGGTTTGTGTAACAGGTGATGGCAGTATTCAAATGAATATCCAAGAGCTTTCAACGGCAACACAATATGGTATTCCAGTTGTAGTGATTTGTTTGAACAACCACTTCTTAGGCATGGTGAAACAATGGCAAGATTTGATTTACTCTGGCCGCCATTCTCAAACTTATATGAATTCTTTACCAGATTTCGTGAAGTTAGCAGAATCTTATGGTCATGTGGGGATTCAAATTTCGACACCAGATGAATTAGAAAGCAAATTACAAGAAGCCTTCAGCATTAAAAATAAATTGGTCTTTGTTGATATTAACGTTGATGAAACCGAACACGTTTACCCAATGCAAGTTCGCGGCGGGGCAATGAATGAGATGATTTTAAGCAAACCACAAGAGGAGAACGAATAA